A genomic window from Luteolibacter sp. LG18 includes:
- a CDS encoding TetR/AcrR family transcriptional regulator: protein MDRTSVPESGAKLKLVEAAEALFAERGFESVSVRDITKKAAMNIASVNYHFGSRDGLVAAVMTRYITPINEERIVRLDALERRWSGKSVPIEEVLEAFVRPMVTQIRRSELSERLFLKLVGRMFGEQGGAMPPVMVEQFKVIVARFVKTLSKSLPGLPPDEIIWRLHFVIGAMCFAMCQEDTLQTISQGVSGNPSVETTLARFTRFAAAGLRNGLENGDAVVAKGPQATFDF, encoded by the coding sequence ATGGATCGCACGAGTGTTCCCGAAAGTGGTGCCAAGCTCAAATTGGTCGAGGCCGCGGAGGCGCTGTTTGCCGAGCGTGGCTTCGAGTCGGTGTCGGTTCGCGACATCACCAAGAAGGCGGCGATGAACATCGCTTCGGTGAACTACCACTTCGGCAGCCGTGACGGCTTGGTGGCGGCGGTGATGACCCGCTACATCACGCCGATCAACGAGGAGCGCATCGTCCGGCTGGACGCGCTCGAGCGCCGCTGGTCGGGGAAATCGGTGCCGATCGAGGAGGTGTTGGAAGCGTTCGTTCGACCGATGGTGACCCAGATCCGTCGCTCGGAGCTTTCCGAACGGCTGTTTTTGAAGCTGGTCGGCCGGATGTTTGGCGAGCAGGGCGGGGCGATGCCACCGGTGATGGTCGAGCAGTTCAAGGTGATCGTCGCCCGGTTCGTGAAGACCCTGTCGAAATCGCTGCCCGGGCTGCCTCCCGATGAAATCATCTGGCGCCTGCATTTCGTGATCGGAGCCATGTGCTTCGCGATGTGCCAGGAGGACACGCTTCAAACGATCTCGCAGGGCGTCTCCGGAAATCCTTCGGTGGAAACGACCTTGGCGCGGTTCACCCGCTTTGCCGCCGCCGGCCTGCGCAATGGTCTGGAGAATGGCGACGCCGTGGTGGCGAAGGGGCCGCAGGCGACGTTCGATTTCTGA
- a CDS encoding DHA2 family efflux MFS transporter permease subunit, whose translation MSDTAVIPAPADPALETTRRYLPWVVAVALFMQQLDGTIVNTAVPTIATSLKVTPLSLKSVLTSYTIAIAVFIPLSGWLADRYGTKRVFGFAVAMFTLGSLACGISLNLPMLVASRVMQGIGAAFMMPVGRIALLRTFPKSGILRAMNFVIIPALLGPLLGPLMGGVIVHVLPWRWIFLINLPFGILGLWLMKRYMPDHRGKVSDPLDTWGFILFGAGIALLSWVLEIFGEHRMDTLWVVGFALLSFALLGAYAWHARRVSDPLLAVALLKIRTFRVSVAGGFVTRLGISGMPFLLPLLYQLGMGYQPWQAGLLVMPQALAAIGMKLLVERILARFGHKKVLVANTLVIGLMISAFSQVGPGTPIWVILLFSFAQGSVSALQFTAMNSLAYADTTDEQASDASTIASTGQQLSISFGIAFASLVTAWFLGGIERSDPASLIPALHGAYRLLGAVSIVSAATFLTLRRNDGADVSGHVEAAEE comes from the coding sequence GTGAGCGATACCGCGGTCATTCCCGCTCCCGCGGATCCGGCGCTGGAAACCACCCGCCGCTACCTGCCGTGGGTGGTGGCGGTGGCCTTGTTCATGCAGCAGCTCGACGGCACGATCGTGAACACGGCCGTGCCGACCATCGCCACCTCGCTGAAGGTCACGCCGCTGAGCCTGAAATCGGTGCTCACCAGCTACACCATCGCGATCGCGGTGTTCATTCCGTTGAGCGGTTGGCTGGCCGACCGCTACGGCACCAAGCGCGTGTTCGGGTTCGCGGTGGCGATGTTCACGCTCGGTTCGCTGGCCTGCGGGATCTCGCTGAACCTGCCGATGCTGGTGGCTTCCCGGGTGATGCAGGGGATCGGCGCGGCTTTCATGATGCCGGTGGGCCGGATCGCGCTGCTCCGGACCTTTCCGAAGTCCGGCATCCTGCGGGCGATGAATTTCGTGATTATCCCGGCGCTGCTCGGCCCGTTGCTGGGGCCGCTGATGGGCGGGGTGATCGTCCACGTGCTGCCGTGGCGGTGGATTTTCCTGATCAATTTGCCCTTCGGCATCCTCGGGCTGTGGTTGATGAAACGCTACATGCCAGACCACCGCGGCAAGGTGTCCGATCCGCTCGATACCTGGGGCTTCATCCTCTTCGGTGCGGGTATTGCCCTGCTGTCGTGGGTCTTGGAAATTTTCGGCGAGCACCGGATGGACACGCTGTGGGTGGTGGGGTTCGCCCTGTTGTCGTTCGCGTTGCTGGGGGCCTATGCTTGGCACGCCCGCCGGGTGAGCGATCCGCTGCTGGCGGTGGCCCTGTTAAAGATCCGCACCTTCCGCGTCTCGGTGGCGGGCGGGTTCGTAACCCGGCTGGGCATCAGTGGCATGCCCTTCCTGCTGCCGCTGCTCTACCAGCTCGGGATGGGATACCAGCCGTGGCAGGCGGGTCTGCTGGTGATGCCACAGGCGCTGGCGGCCATCGGGATGAAGCTGCTGGTCGAGCGCATCCTCGCGCGCTTCGGCCACAAGAAGGTGCTGGTGGCGAACACGCTCGTCATCGGCCTGATGATCTCGGCCTTCTCCCAAGTCGGCCCCGGCACGCCGATCTGGGTGATCCTGCTGTTCAGTTTCGCGCAAGGCAGCGTCTCCGCCCTCCAGTTCACTGCCATGAACTCGCTGGCCTACGCCGACACCACCGACGAACAGGCCAGCGATGCCAGCACGATCGCCAGCACCGGCCAGCAGCTCTCGATCAGCTTCGGCATCGCCTTCGCCTCGCTGGTGACGGCGTGGTTCCTCGGCGGCATCGAGCGTTCCGATCCGGCGTCCCTGATCCCGGCGCTGCACGGGGCCTACCGGCTGCTCGGCGCGGTGAGCATCGTCAGTGCCGCCACTTTCCTGACCCTGAGGCGCAACGACGGCGCCGACGTCAGCGGCCACGTCGAAGCGGCGGAGGAGTAG
- a CDS encoding LysM peptidoglycan-binding domain-containing protein, translated as MKATTLYATLALVLGAPVAFSKSEVETLRDRCAEQERQIRQLEQENSRLKGTKETPKPVVAEKAAAEKPVAEKPAPTKSGTYTVRSGDTLEKIARKTGVSALALGKANGIKSETIIRPGQVLKLPGSSTATAARTTEDSKPEPKEAKEPKTAKKDTKEPAKEAKTETAKTETAKTESKSAKEKETPALASTESKTISNPAPKPAPQPKAEATAEAAKAPTTGGAAKPPTIRSIIIQDETSYGSFASLHGTTPERLNDLNGLSLSTSTVLAKGSELYIPAQP; from the coding sequence CGACCGTTGCGCGGAGCAAGAGCGCCAGATCCGCCAGCTTGAGCAGGAAAACAGCCGTTTGAAAGGCACTAAGGAGACCCCGAAGCCGGTGGTCGCTGAAAAGGCTGCTGCAGAGAAGCCCGTCGCTGAAAAACCCGCTCCGACCAAGTCCGGCACCTACACGGTTCGCTCCGGCGACACCTTGGAAAAGATCGCCCGCAAGACCGGCGTCTCCGCCCTCGCCCTCGGCAAGGCCAACGGCATCAAGAGCGAAACCATCATCCGCCCCGGCCAGGTCCTGAAACTCCCCGGCTCCTCCACCGCGACGGCCGCCCGCACCACCGAGGACTCCAAGCCGGAGCCGAAGGAAGCCAAGGAGCCGAAGACCGCGAAAAAGGACACCAAGGAGCCCGCCAAAGAAGCGAAGACCGAGACCGCGAAGACCGAGACCGCCAAGACCGAGAGCAAGTCGGCCAAGGAAAAGGAAACTCCCGCCCTCGCCTCCACGGAATCCAAGACGATCTCCAATCCCGCTCCGAAGCCCGCTCCCCAGCCAAAAGCTGAAGCGACGGCCGAAGCAGCGAAGGCTCCCACCACCGGCGGTGCCGCGAAACCTCCCACGATCCGCTCGATCATCATTCAGGACGAAACCAGCTACGGCAGCTTCGCCTCGCTGCACGGCACCACGCCGGAGCGCCTGAACGATCTGAACGGTCTCTCTCTCAGTACCAGCACGGTCCTCGCCAAGGGTTCGGAACTTTATATTCCCGCCCAGCCTTAG
- a CDS encoding peroxiredoxin, producing the protein MSVLVGKKAPAFTAKAVKGETIIENFTLSQFLGKNYVLLFFYPKDFTFVCPTELHRFQEELEQFESRGVKVIGCSTDSEFSHWAWLQTPRSKGGIQGVTYPLVADINKTISSDYDVLAGDYEETEDGDIEITGELVAYRGLFLIDKAGIVRHQVVNDMPLGRSIREALRVIDALQHFEQHGEVCPMDWEKGDDAMTPDHEGVSNYLGK; encoded by the coding sequence ATGTCCGTTCTCGTTGGAAAGAAAGCTCCGGCCTTCACCGCCAAGGCGGTGAAAGGGGAAACCATCATCGAAAACTTCACCCTCTCCCAGTTCCTCGGGAAGAACTACGTCCTGCTGTTCTTCTACCCGAAGGATTTCACCTTCGTCTGCCCGACCGAACTCCACCGCTTCCAGGAGGAACTGGAGCAGTTCGAATCCCGCGGCGTGAAGGTCATCGGTTGCTCGACCGACTCCGAGTTCTCCCACTGGGCCTGGCTCCAGACTCCCCGCAGCAAGGGCGGCATCCAGGGCGTGACCTACCCGCTGGTGGCCGACATCAACAAGACCATCTCCTCCGACTACGACGTCCTCGCCGGCGACTACGAGGAAACCGAGGACGGCGACATCGAGATCACCGGTGAACTCGTCGCCTACCGCGGCCTGTTCCTCATCGACAAGGCCGGCATCGTCCGCCACCAGGTTGTCAACGACATGCCGCTCGGCCGCTCCATCCGCGAGGCCCTGCGCGTGATCGACGCCCTCCAGCACTTTGAGCAGCACGGTGAAGTCTGCCCGATGGACTGGGAAAAAGGCGATGACGCCATGACCCCGGACCACGAGGGAGTGTCCAATTACCTCGGCAAGTAA